TGCTTCTCGTGAGGCCGGTTGAGCTTCTCGTCGGCCTCCTGCATCTGTTGCTGCTGACTGGGCAGCAGGTTGCGCAGGTGGTGGTTGCGCCAGGGGATGACGAAGACGGCGCCCTTCTGCTTCGGTAGCGGCAGCGGGCCTCCCCAGTACCTCATGGGTGAGCCGCTGCTCACCACGCCCGGGTTGGCCCACGTCTTCACCACCTGCCCGGGCGCCACCTCCTCGCCTGGACCCGCCATGGCCACTGCCCGCGCCACGGCCTCGCAGTGGAAGAAGCCGCACACCTCCTCGTCACACAGCAGGACGAGACACGACTGCCCTTCCTCCTCCTGTGCCTCCTGGTAGGTGGCGTCGAGCGCCTCCGCCTCGTGCAGCGACGAGCCCGAGGCCGCGCAGCCAGACAGCCATACGCCGAGCAGCAGCCCCCACAGCTTCCACGTGTTCATGGTGTGCCCCCCCTCGGGTGGACGCAGCCCTCCCCTCGCCACCCTCGGCGCCGACGGTAGCCCGAAAGCCCAGAACGTCGCGCCCGCTCCAGGAGCCTCCGGCCAGGCACACCCCCAGGCCCTCTCTGGAGCCCATGCGCCCGCCCGGCCGCACTACAGACCTGTAGGCGTTTGTTTGACGGGGGGAAGCCTCTGTCGTTCACTGCTGGCGGCCATTTCCGTCGAGGTACCCGTCATCGAAACGCCCCAGACCAGCGCGGCGGCCGCACCCGTGGCCCAGTCCGCACCGGTGGACGCCCCCAGCCCACTGCGCAACGCCCTGAAGCTGGGCGGGTCGCTGCTGGTGACGTACGTCATCGGGTTCGGTCTGCAGGTGCTGGTGCCGCGGCTGCTGGGTCCGGAGAGCTTCGGCCAGTACAACTGGGCCAACGGCACCTCCGCCGCGTTCTTCATCCTCAGCGCGCTGGGCCTGGACGTCTACATCCGCAAGGAGGTGGCCGTCCGGCGCGAGCACGCCAGCGAGTTCTTCGCCGGCACGCTCCTCCTGCAGGTGGTGCTGGCGTTGGTGCTCCTCGGGGCCATGTGGGTGGCGCTGCGCGGCGAGGGCAAGCCGCCCGAGGTGCTGACGCTGGTGCTGCTGCTGGGCGTCTACCAGTTCTTCTTCCGCCTCAACGCCATCCTCGCCGCCGTCCTGCACGCCCATGAGAAGGTGGATGGGCTGTCGGTGGCCCACGTCCTGATGAAGTGCATCTGGGGCTTCGGGCTGGGGCTGGCGCTGCTCATGCGCGCGCCGCTGCCGTGGCTGGCCGCTCCCTTCATCGGCGCGGAAATCTTCAAGGCCGTCTTCCTCTTCCACCTCACGCGCAAGCACGCGGGGCTGCGGCTGAACCTGGACGTGCGCGCCACCGCCGGAGCGCTGGTGGCCGCCCTGCCCTTCTTCATCAACGAGGCGGCGCTGGCCACCAATGGCCGCGTGGACGTCATGGTGCTGGGCCTGGTCGCCAACACCACCGAGGTGGGCTACTACGGCGCCGTCTGGGGCATCGCGGGCCTGACGATGTTGCTCTCGCCCATCCTCGGCTGGGTGGTGCTGCCGATGATGTCGCGCGCGGCGGCCACCTCGCAGGAGGAGTTCACCCGCATCCTCCGCCGGGGGCTGGAGGGCCTCGTCTCTCTGTCGGTGCCCGTGACGCTGGCGCTCGCGCTGGGCGCGGAGACGTGGGTGCAACTGCTGATTGGCGAGCGCTACCTGCCGGCCGCGCCGGTGCTGCGGCTGCTCGCGCCCATCTTCGTGCTCACCTACGTGGCCACCGTGTGCGGCAGCTGGCTCATGGCGGACAACCGCCCCTGGACGGTGACGCGCACCTCCATCCTGGCCGCGGGGCTCAACCTGGGGCTCAACCTGCTGCTCATCCGCCCCTTCCTCGCGTGGCGGGGGCTCACGGGCGGCGCGAGCGCCACCGCCCTCTCGCTGGCCATCTGCGAGATCGTCGTCACCTGCATCCTCGTGTCCGCCATCGGCCAGCGTGCGTGGGATGCGCGCTCCAAGGCCGTGCTGGGCAAGACGGTCGGGGTGTGCGCCGCCGTCACCGCCGTGCACCTGCTGCTGGGCCAGCTGGGGCTGGACTCGAGCACCCTGCTCCGGGGCCTGGCCCGCCTGGTGGTGGACGGCCTGCTCTACGTGTTCCTCATCCTCCTCACCGGCGCGGTGCGCAAGGACGAGGTGCTCGGGGTGGTGCGCATGGTACGCAACCGCCGCAAGCCCCAGGCCTCCACCGAGCCGCCTCCCTCCGAGGCCCGCGCCGCATGAAACCCTCCCTCCCTCTGCCCGCCATGAGCCGAAACCTCCTCCGCTCCTACCGCTGGCCCCTGCTGGCCTCGCTCCTGCTGCTGTCCGCCTGCTATCAGCCGGGCCGCTTCGTCTGGGTGGACGACTACCGCGAGCCCCCTCCCACCAAGCAGGAGGAGAGCTACGTCATCACCAAGGGCGACGTCCTCAGCGTCAACGTGTGGAACCAGGGGCAGATCTCCTCGCGCCTGCGCGTGCGCGACGATGGCCGCATCAGCCTGCCGCTCATCAACGACGTGGACGCCGCGGGGCAGACGCCGCCCGCGCTCGCCCGCGTGGTGGAGCAGAAGCTCAAGGACCTGGTGAACAACCCCGTCGTCACCGTCATGGTGGACGAGCCCCAGCCCATCAAGATCGCCGTGCTGGGCGAGGTGCGCAACCCGGGCAAGAAGCTGCTCGAGTCGGGCTCCGGGCTGCTGCAGGCGCTCTCGGAGGCCGGCGGCTTCACCGACTACGCGCGCGACGATGCCATCTACGTGCTGCGCAAGGACCCCGGCTACCAGACGCCGGTGCGTATCCGTTTCACCTGGCCCTCCCTCACCCGCAACGAGGGCACGGCCTCCGTCTTCCGTCTGAAGACGGGTGACGTCGTGGTGGTGGAGTAGACGCATGGCGCTGCCCGCCCTGGCCCTCGGCTGGCTGCTGGTGGCCTCCGCCCCAGCCGTCAAGTACAAGGCCTCGGCCCGAGTCGAGTCCGTCGTCCGCACGCGCCTGCTCACCGAGCAGGGCTCCGCCGTGTTGGCGGACGTCATCATCGCGCCGCGTCTGGACAGCGTCCTCTACACCAACCTCCTGGAGGTGAAGTTCTCCTACGAGCCGCAGTTCCTCATGCGGCAGGCGGTCCAGAAACCCACGCTGGAGATCCTCCAGTCCGTCTACGCGCGCGCCGACTACAAGATTCGCAGGGATCTCACCCTGCTCGCCGTCCACACCACCACGTACGGCGCCTTCCCCCTCGAAGGCATCGGAGGCGGGGTGGGCACCGGCAGCACTCCGACGAACCCGGGGGCCAGGGCGATCGACCCCAGCAGCGCCTACGTCTACACGGAGACGGCGGTGGGCTTCTTGACGTCGCTCGGCATCAAGCGGCTGTCCGTTGGCGGCACACTTGGTTGGGTCGTCAACGGCCTGGTGGTCGGAGAGACACGTCCCGTCAAGCGAGGCGACGCGTCCTACCCGCAGCAGCGCTACCCCGAGCTGCGCCTCCAGTCCTTCTACGGTGCCACCCGCCGCGACTACTTCACCCTGTCCCTGTACGGCCGGGACGTATCCTTCTCCACCGGCCACCGCGACTCCATCCTCCAGTTCTCCCCCGGCGTGCAGCACCTCTTCTCCCCGCTGGTGGACCTGAGTGTGGAGCCAGGTATCGCTGTAGGTAGGGTGTACCCGAGACGACCGGACCGGTTGCCGGAGGACGTGGTCATGCCCATCCTGGAGACGACCCTCAACACCCCCGTCCCGCTCGGCAACCACTGGCCCGTGAAGGCCAAGGTGCGCGCGCGCTATCTGCCCTACATGGATCCCCTCACCACCGAGCTCATACCCCGGGCGGATGTGGGCGTGGACCTGGAGTGGAAGGGCCGGCGCGAGGCCAAGGTGCTCGGAAAGGTGCGCTATGCCCATCCCCTCACCTCGGGAATTCACCGGACTGACGCGGAATTCAAGACCGAGCTCGAGGTCCTTCATCCCCTGCCGAACTCCCGCTACCTCTACGTGCAGGGCAAGGGGCAACTCACCTGGACGAAGCACCTGGTGCTCTCTAGCAATCCTGTCGTCCAGTGGTACACCAGTGTTGGATTGGTTGTCCGCTATGACCGTGGTAGGCTTTAGGCGCACCAGGCCATGAAGAAGTTCATCCTGATGTCGGTGCTGTACGCCACCATCATCCTGCCGAGCCTGGCGGCGCGCGAGCGCAACCCGTCTCGGGGCGTGAAACGGGCGGTGGCGATGTTCGTGGCGTACAACTTCCTCTACGTCTTCCTCGTCCTGGTCGTCTGGACGTCCATGGAAGACTGAAGAAAAGACCCGAGAGATTTTATGGAGCAGCTGCAAGGGACGGTGCTGGTCGTCGACGACTCGCCGATGTTCCGACGGATGTTGAGCGACATGCTGGCGTCCCTGGGTTGCACGCGCGTCAAGGAGGCCTTCGGTGGCCGCGCGGCGCTGGAGCTCATCACCCAGGAGCGTCCGGCCCTGGTGTGCCTGGACCTGACGCTGCCGGACCTGTCCGGCTACGAGGTGTGCGAGCAGATCCGCGCCACGCCCGGCCTGGAGGACCTGCCGGTGCTGATGATCTCCGCGCGCACCACGGCGATGGACCGCGCCCAGGCCGAGGAGGCGGGGGCGAGCGGCTACCTCATCAAACCCTTCACGCCCGACGAGCTCCGCCAGCAGGTGGAGCGGGTGCTGGCCGCGCACCCCAGGAAGGAGGCGTAGGCAGATGGCTCAAACCCACGACGAGCTTCCCGAGGTGGAGAAGGCGCAGGCGCAGATCTTCGACTGGGAGGCGCTGCGCGACTACCTGGGCTACGTGAAGAACGCCATCCTGCGCCACAAGCTGCTGGCGCTGTGCACGTTCATCGTGACGGCGGCGCTGGGGCTGGCGCTGGCCAAGTTCCTGCCGCGCAGCTACTACTCGGAGTCCTCGCTGCTGCCCAAGCGCGCCTCCACCATCGCCGCGCTGGTCAACCCGGACCGGATTCCGGCGTTGGACCCGGACCCGCCCAACCCCCTGCGCCCGCCGGGCGAGGTGGACTCGGTGACGCGCTCGGCCGCCCAGGCGGTGATGCGGCGCGAGAACCTGGTGGCCCTCATCAAGCGGGTCAACCTGCTGGACCGCTGGGAGGCCACGCGCGCCCCGCTGCTGCGCTTCAAGGACACGGTGATGCACCTGCTCTCCGGGCGCCCCACCGAGGACATCAAGCTGGATGCCATGGTGGGCATGATGGAGAAGGCGCTCATGGTGAGCACCGAGGACGGCAAGGTCACCATCGGCATCACCTGGCCCGACCCCCAGCTGGCCGCGGACCTGGTGGAGGCCGCGCAGCAGAGCTTCCTCGAGGCCCGCCAGCGTGAGGACCTGGCCAGCATCAACGACGCGCTCGACATCCTCGAGATGCACGAGAAGCAGGCCACCGAGAACTACAAGAAGGCCTTCAGCGAGTTCGAGAAGGTCTTCGCGCAAATCATGATCGAACGCCGCCGCGCGATTGGAGATCCGCGCGTGGGTGGCTTCAACATGGACCAGCACCTGGCGGAGATGCGCTTCCTCATCCGCGCCAAGCGCCGCGCCATCTCGGACGCCGAGGAGCAGCACAGCCGGCGCCTGGAGCAGCTCAACGCGGAGCTGGTGGCGCAGCGCAAGATGTACGGGGAGAGCCACCCCACCATCGTGGAGTTGCAGCAGCGCATCTCCGGGCTGCGGGCGCAGGTGTCGCCGCAGACGACGGCGCTGCAGACCGAGGAGCGGGAGCTGACGCGGGAGTACGAGCGCTATGGCGGCGGCTCGGTGCCCTTCCCCGACGAGCCCATGCCGGACCCGTATGGCCTGGAGCGCGTGCTGATGGGCATCCTCCCGGCGGTGTCGGAGAACCCCAAGGCGGCGGTGTCGCTGGACGAGGTGCGCTCGCGCACCATCATGCTGCAGCAGCTGCGCAAGCGCATCGACTCGGCCAAGCTGGAGCGCGACATCTCCCAGGCCTCGTTCAAGTACCGCTACACGCTGCTCACCCCGGCCGAGTTCCCCCGCACGCCGGTGAAGCCCAACGCGAAGCTCATCGCCATTGGCGGCATCGTGGCGGGCCTCATCCTGGGCCTCTTCGCGGCCATCGCGCGTGACGTGCTCAGCGGCCAGCTGTTGCAGGCCTGGCAGGTCAAGCGGGGGCTCGGACTGCCCGTGCTGGCCGAGCTGGAGCAGCCGCCCATGGAGTCGCAGTCCCAATAGCGCGGTGTCCCCGCGCTCCACCCGAAGTCCCCAGAAGCCGTGATGCTGCTCGAACTGCTGCTCGTCCTCCTGGCCCTGCCGGTGCTCGCCGCCTCGGGCTACCTCTTGCTGCTCACGCTCCTGTCGGGGAACAAGGAGGCGCCGCCGCGCGTGGCGCCCCGCCTCAAGTTCGACATCATCATCCCCGCCCACAACGAGGAGGCGGGCATCGCCCGCACGGTGGCCAACCTCTCGCGGGTGGACTGGCCGGTGGAGCTGCGGCGCGTCCTCGTTGTGGCCGACAACTGCTCGGACGCCACGGCGGACCGGGCGCGCGAGGCCGGCGCCACGGTGCTGGTGCGGCACGACAAGGAGCTGCGCGGCAAGGGCTACGCCCTGCAGTACGCCTTCGAGCGGAGCCTGAAGGACGGCTTCGCCGACGCGGTGGTGGTGGTGGACGCGGACACCGAGGTGACGGACAACCTGCTGCACGCCTTCGCGGCACGGCTGGAGGCCGGTGCCCAGGCGGTGCAGGCGCACTACGGCGTGCTCAACCCGCATGCCTCGTGGCGCACGAAGCTGATGGCCATCTCCATGGCCCTCTTCCACAAGGTGCGCTCGCTGGGCCGTGAGCGGCTGGGCGTCTCGTGCGGCCTGCGCGGCAACGGCATGTGCTTCACCCACGCCATCATCCGCCAGGTGCCCCACGAAGCCTTCTCCATCGTGGAGGACCTGGAGTACGGCATCCGCCTGGGGCAGGCCGGCCAGCGCGTGCACTACGCATGGGAGGCCGAGGCGCTGGGCGAGATGGTGTCCAGCGAGAAGGCCGCGCGCTCGCAGCGCCGCCGCTGGGAGGGTGGACGCATGGCGATGATGCGCAAGTTCGGCGTGCCGCTGCTGGCCGAGGGCCTGCGCAAGGGCGACAAGGTGCTGGTGGACCTGGCGATGGACCTGCTGGTGCCGCCGCTGAGCTGGGTGGTGCTGGGCTCGGGCGCGGTGACGGTGGGCTCGGCGGTGCTGGCCTGGTGGCGGGGCGCCGTGGGACCGTCCGCGCTCGTGGCGGCGGCCAGCGTGCTGGCGCTCGTGCTGTACGTGATGCGCGGCTGGTGGGTGTCCGGCATGGGCCTTTCGGGACTGGCGGCCCTCGCCCGGGCGCCCTTCTACGTGGCCTGGAAGCTGTGGCTGATGCTCAGCCGCCCCGAGGAGAAGAAGGGCGAGTGGGTGCGCACGGCACGAGAGGGACAGAAGCCCTGAGACGATGGAAGCCATCCTCTCGCGCAAACCCATCTTCCTGATGCTGGTGGCCCTGCTGGTGCTGGC
The DNA window shown above is from Archangium lipolyticum and carries:
- the sitA6 gene encoding SitA6 family polymorphic toxin lipoprotein; this translates as MNTWKLWGLLLGVWLSGCAASGSSLHEAEALDATYQEAQEEEGQSCLVLLCDEEVCGFFHCEAVARAVAMAGPGEEVAPGQVVKTWANPGVVSSGSPMRYWGGPLPLPKQKGAVFVIPWRNHHLRNLLPSQQQQMQEADEKLNRPHEKHHMFPQAFKKWFKSKGIDIHRWTMFIETTLHKSIHRGPNGGPWNAAWWQFISENQYNEKLTKEQIWKHAWELCVRFGLMAPLQPYYGGKRLPPPIGF
- a CDS encoding oligosaccharide flippase family protein, with the protein product MTGGSLCRSLLAAISVEVPVIETPQTSAAAAPVAQSAPVDAPSPLRNALKLGGSLLVTYVIGFGLQVLVPRLLGPESFGQYNWANGTSAAFFILSALGLDVYIRKEVAVRREHASEFFAGTLLLQVVLALVLLGAMWVALRGEGKPPEVLTLVLLLGVYQFFFRLNAILAAVLHAHEKVDGLSVAHVLMKCIWGFGLGLALLMRAPLPWLAAPFIGAEIFKAVFLFHLTRKHAGLRLNLDVRATAGALVAALPFFINEAALATNGRVDVMVLGLVANTTEVGYYGAVWGIAGLTMLLSPILGWVVLPMMSRAAATSQEEFTRILRRGLEGLVSLSVPVTLALALGAETWVQLLIGERYLPAAPVLRLLAPIFVLTYVATVCGSWLMADNRPWTVTRTSILAAGLNLGLNLLLIRPFLAWRGLTGGASATALSLAICEIVVTCILVSAIGQRAWDARSKAVLGKTVGVCAAVTAVHLLLGQLGLDSSTLLRGLARLVVDGLLYVFLILLTGAVRKDEVLGVVRMVRNRRKPQASTEPPPSEARAA
- a CDS encoding polysaccharide biosynthesis/export family protein, which produces MSRNLLRSYRWPLLASLLLLSACYQPGRFVWVDDYREPPPTKQEESYVITKGDVLSVNVWNQGQISSRLRVRDDGRISLPLINDVDAAGQTPPALARVVEQKLKDLVNNPVVTVMVDEPQPIKIAVLGEVRNPGKKLLESGSGLLQALSEAGGFTDYARDDAIYVLRKDPGYQTPVRIRFTWPSLTRNEGTASVFRLKTGDVVVVE
- a CDS encoding response regulator: MEQLQGTVLVVDDSPMFRRMLSDMLASLGCTRVKEAFGGRAALELITQERPALVCLDLTLPDLSGYEVCEQIRATPGLEDLPVLMISARTTAMDRAQAEEAGASGYLIKPFTPDELRQQVERVLAAHPRKEA
- a CDS encoding GumC family protein, with protein sequence MAQTHDELPEVEKAQAQIFDWEALRDYLGYVKNAILRHKLLALCTFIVTAALGLALAKFLPRSYYSESSLLPKRASTIAALVNPDRIPALDPDPPNPLRPPGEVDSVTRSAAQAVMRRENLVALIKRVNLLDRWEATRAPLLRFKDTVMHLLSGRPTEDIKLDAMVGMMEKALMVSTEDGKVTIGITWPDPQLAADLVEAAQQSFLEARQREDLASINDALDILEMHEKQATENYKKAFSEFEKVFAQIMIERRRAIGDPRVGGFNMDQHLAEMRFLIRAKRRAISDAEEQHSRRLEQLNAELVAQRKMYGESHPTIVELQQRISGLRAQVSPQTTALQTEERELTREYERYGGGSVPFPDEPMPDPYGLERVLMGILPAVSENPKAAVSLDEVRSRTIMLQQLRKRIDSAKLERDISQASFKYRYTLLTPAEFPRTPVKPNAKLIAIGGIVAGLILGLFAAIARDVLSGQLLQAWQVKRGLGLPVLAELEQPPMESQSQ
- the epsU gene encoding exopolysaccharide biosynthesis GT2 family glycosyltransferase EpsU yields the protein MLLELLLVLLALPVLAASGYLLLLTLLSGNKEAPPRVAPRLKFDIIIPAHNEEAGIARTVANLSRVDWPVELRRVLVVADNCSDATADRAREAGATVLVRHDKELRGKGYALQYAFERSLKDGFADAVVVVDADTEVTDNLLHAFAARLEAGAQAVQAHYGVLNPHASWRTKLMAISMALFHKVRSLGRERLGVSCGLRGNGMCFTHAIIRQVPHEAFSIVEDLEYGIRLGQAGQRVHYAWEAEALGEMVSSEKAARSQRRRWEGGRMAMMRKFGVPLLAEGLRKGDKVLVDLAMDLLVPPLSWVVLGSGAVTVGSAVLAWWRGAVGPSALVAAASVLALVLYVMRGWWVSGMGLSGLAALARAPFYVAWKLWLMLSRPEEKKGEWVRTAREGQKP